ACGCCACCACGTGTATGtgacagcagcactgatggAGTACTACTGCAGCAAGGTAAGCACACATCATTTCATAATACTTACAGAATATGTGTGGGTGTGACAAATCAATCTCACAAATTTCTAACCTCTTTTCATCTTTCCACACAGGATAAATCGGTGGCCTTCAAGATTTTTGAGCTTGGTTTGAAGAAATATGGCGACATTCCAGAGTACATACTGGCATACATCGATTACCTCTCACACCTTAACGGTAGGTTATGTGTAATAAAATGCAGAGCCACTGCACAGAATTTAGGgaatcaaattaaatgaacGATTTCTCTTCCATTGTTGTCTCAGTAATGGAAAATAaactctcttttcttcttttcttcctctgctgctcatctCTCCAGAGGATAACAACACCAGGGTTCTGTTTGAACGTGTCCTCACCTCAGGAAGCTTGTCACCAGAAAAATCAGGGTAATGTCAAGTATTCATTAAagttgtgtgcatgtttgtaagATGTAATAATTAACATCTCTGACAACAGTTGCTGGGTTatgcttttctttcactcttcagAGAGATCTGGGCTCGGTTCCTGGCTTTTGAGAGCAACATAGGAGACCTTGCCAGTATTCTGAAGGTGGAGCGCAGACGGTTCACTGCCTTCAAGGACGAGTATGAAGGCAAAGAAACAGCCCTGCTTGTAGATAGATACAAGTTCATGGACCTGTATCCATGCTCTGCTAGTGAACTCAAAGCCCTTGGATACAAGGTGTGACATCCCTTTCTGTCGAACCAATTATACAGATCAGGCTTTTCTCTAAACACATATGTAAACAGTTTCTACTGTGTGTTTCTAGGATGTGTCTCGTGCCAAACTGGCAGCGCTGCTCCCAGAGACTGTGGTGGCTCCCTCTGCACCTGCACTAAAGGATGAAGCCGACCGTAAACCTGAGTACCCCAAACCTgacaccaatcagatgatcCCCTTCCAGCCACGTCACCTCGCCCGTACGTATTCCTTAGCTGTCCTAATTCTTGAACCTGTGTATAATAAATACGCATGTCAACAGGATTTCTCTTCTGTACCATATGCATGAAAGGATCTATCTTTGATGTTCTTCCCAACAGCTCCAGGTCTACACCCTGTCCCTGGTGGAGTTTTCCCAGTCCCCCCAGCTGCTGTTGTCCTAATGAAGCTGCTTCCTCCGCCTACGTGTTTCACTGTGAGTCTCAATAGCGTAAAAACTATAAAGTTCATATTTAGTGacaatgggggaaaaaagtgtttttgtcctgccAGAATTCAAAGAGTCTGTGGTTGTTCTCCCTCAGGGCCCCTTTGTTCAAGTGGATGAGCTTATGGAAACTTTCAGGAGATGCACACTTCCTGAGAGTAAGTTGCTTTTGTCAGCTCTTCTATTTTTAGCTAGCAATGTGGATCTGTTGACGTATGTGTCAGTGAGACCATTGGTCATACGAACACTCTGTTCCAGAGTGAAATACCTTATATAAGTAATGACATCTGCCAGATGAATCACCATAAATGTGTTACATTGTGTCAAAATGTCATTCTGCTCCCTGTTTGACATctaatggatgtttttttttttctgtctccatagctgttgatgctgctgtagAGCTGATTACTGGTAGACAGCCCGATGCGGGAGGGGAGGGTAATGGATCCATGGAGAACCACGCTGTTGCCAAGTCACTGAAGAGGCCTAACGCAGACTCCGACGAGGAGGATGACAAAGGAGCCGTGGCTCCACCCATACATGACATCTACCGTTCACGCCAACAGAAGAGGATTCGATAAACTAACACTGAACCCTGAAAGAATGTAATCTTTAACAGGCGGTCCTATTGAGTAAACGTACATGTTCAGATTTCTGTCTGACAGATTATACATCCATTCATTGATCTCTGTACAGAAGACaagcatacacatacacactcacacatacctGTGTTCTTGTGGCTTTTCTTtgttaacagtttttatttttaaagactgACCCTTATACTGTACAAAATTTTTAATTGAACCATTGATTTTGGCACACAGCTCAGTTTTGGCCATTTGATGTTCCAGTGATGgcaaagttgatttttttttttttagataactGGGAGAAACACAGTTCCTTTCAATAAAAGTGGAAAAGAATTCATTCGgatttgcttttttatttgatttgatgggTCATCTCTTAGCACGGGCCTTATTGTTACCACTGGGTGGCAGCACATTTGTTGATCTGAATAGATCAGATTCCCTCTGCTGCAGACAACAGAATTTTACAGGTTTAAATTTATCCAGTCTATGTAAAAGCTTCAATAGTTGGATTTATGGAAAGAGGATTTgcttctttttgcattttaactATGTAGACTTGATTTCACTTATGAATATACAAGACAAATCCAAGAGATAACGTGAAGCGTATAACATGTTTACATAAATCAATAagcaacaaaagacaaaacatcagaCAATCTGCAAATGAATACTAATGAAATACAAActtaaaagtctttaaaatgtatatgttctaaaaacatttttaaaagcacaaaaatagagggaataaagacacaaagtgtTCACGATTAAGCAATATAACACCGAGACCCTgcctgtcatgtcatgtcatcttACCCCAGAGATGAGCCTGAAACTGATCTTTAAAAACACCTTTAGATTTGACAGCTTGATTTGTAGTGGAAGGTTGTTCCATAGTATGGTCCCTGTATAGAAAAAAATGAGCTCCGGGCTACACTGTTtagtagtaaaataaaaaaaaacaggcaaactCATATCCAGACACTTCCTTGGAAAACTCAATTTTTTAAGAAGTAACTTCCACGGTGAACCTATTTTTCAGTGTCAGCCAGCTGCTTATTTTCACACTGGACTGATTACACCATTATTTGTCTGCCCTCTGCCCAGCCTTTGTTCCAGCCTATCTCAGCTCTGAGCCTATTCATACCGTGGCACAAAGCAGCTCATGCAGAACACCTCTCTACTCCCACATAATAAAGTCTGATAGCTACTTTGACATTACACTTCATTCTCAGACAACTGACTGTAAGACAAAATAATGTCTCTACTATataacatttttagatttaatagCTTCTGAATGATAAATGTTAGACATGCTTCCTGGATGTTCCCCACCAAGAGCAAGCAAAGTCACTTGTTGGCCCTTTCTCATATTGCTTGAGAACAGTCAAAGCGTATTGTCTGTGATTTTGGTTTAGGTTTTGGATACCAAAGGTGTATCTAATAAAGAAGGTACCACTCAGTTGTTCTTATTTTAACTGATAACTGATGCATTAAAACTGGACTGTTGAGATGAAAGTGTGTGAGTTTTAGCTGTAAATGTTGTAAACTGTAAGCAATGACAGAATATGACAAACCACTCTGACATTTCGTAATAAGAACTCTGCATTAGAGCACTTCAAGAAGATGAATATTATTTGTGTTCTGTGGATTAATTACTTGAagatgtcttttgttttattttcatcagagtaaacacattttgtgtCTGCAATGAAAAAGGCGCAGTGTACATGCATGAATGTTGCACAATTTTACTAAGACCTgccaaaagacaaacaagatgTGTGTGGTTTAAGTGTAGTCTGGGAATGTTTTCCTCACCTAGAAATTTGGAAGTGATTTCCTCAGCTGATTAGAAGAACTCTGAAGATGACACTAAAAagttttcaacaacaaaaaatgtacaaacatctgtttctctgcatggttgcaacaaacacaaaaacccaGAGGGCTGACTCTCATGAATGCATCTGACTGTTTGCTACAGCACAATTTCCAggttcacatttctgtttgaggACTCGTCAGACATAGCTCTACTGTTGCACTGTATATGAGAGACTACTTGAACAGACaaattttttattgttaatgttattgctGTTTCACAAGCACAACAAATACATCTATTTAAAAGTCACATGGCTGGTGGAAATACCCCTTTACCTCAGTGGAGCTGTTGCCTATCCTCTttggaaattaaataaatggttCACATTGAATGAATATCAATTTCATATTGATTTTATTCAGTTACATCTAttacttaaacttaaacttaaatctGTTGTTCTGGTGGCATGCAGTGACATGTGGTGGCACTTTACTAAAAcacttcattatgttttttacaCCATCAAGAGTGTTCTGACAGGGGAAAATCAGTGTCTTGTACAGAAACAgcatcacacaaaaacattcaaagcgtgtttcattcatgaaataaatatacaatatcagATCAGATCTATCAGATGCATCCTTGCAGGTCATTTGTTAGCTGTCAACAATCTTCTACTACTGTTGTTCACAAAGTGGTTGAAAAGCATTTTTGTCAGGGGTGTTTGGGCTGTTGACATGgtctgataaataaataatgtttaataacaAACAAAGTGTACTTTGGCAGCACATGGTAACAGTCCTAGTATAGTTATAATGGACCATATGGACAGTACTGGCTACTATCCTGCTTGCCAAATAAAAGATGAGTGCTATGTGTctgcttattttttttcatttatccaGCACACAATCCACCCCATGTACTCTGTACTAACCCCCAACAAAACATATACACATGCAGTAAATATAGACAGTATGATTCATAATCATGTAACATACACAATGCTAAAGATActcaaaaaataatatttggtATTTAATGTTACTGCCAATATCCAGGACAGAACTACAATATcaattatttgtattatttctaatatgattatttaattatttatagtCACTGGTTTACTGTTGAGttcatgttaaaaacaaaaaatgcctGAACAAAGTTATCAGAGGTCAAAGTTCAATCTTACAGTACACTCAGTTATAAAATAAGGAATatgaaatcaagaaaaaacaggGAATCCTCATATTTGACAAGTATGGCaatgtttggtatttttacTTGATAAATGACTAATTTAATAATTTGCCTCTTCTTGTgtctttacttcctgcctttgttgttCTTCCTGTCATTCTTGATGATATGTTCTACTCTAATTAGTTTCCCCGTGTCTCATCATCTTGCCTTGActgtatttagtctctgtgtctcttggTGTCACCTGTCAGGTCATCTGTATTCTGTCGCCCCCAGTTCTCTATCTGTTCCCCAGTcccacacacatattttttaatttattattttttttaaagatatttattggcctttttgagctttatttgacagagacaccTCGAAAATGACAGGaacgtggggagagagaaatggggaatgagccacaggttggatttgaacacTGGGCCgccgtggcaaggactgagccttcgcacatggggcagatgctctaccaactgagctaaacgacacccctcCAGTCCCACACTCTTTTGTCTTAgtgcttctctctgtgttcctgCTACTACTCCTAGTTTATCTCAGTTCtgaatttttgtttgtgtaatctGTGTATTGTATTAGTTTGTTTTAGCCCGGACTCAGCCACCttttattatttgctgtttGTCAACCTTTTCCGTAAGATTAAAGTTACCTTTTTGTTCACCTTTACGTCTGTATTTCGGTCCACTTCTTGAACTAAACATGATaatatgtctctctctcctctcttattGTACATCAATTGTTCAGTATTCTCACCTTTACTCTATTTTACCAAACATTCATCATctttcctttcttgtttttctcatgtcTCTTCAAGTACAGATCAGGAGCTGTCCAACACGAAAACATATTAACAGACTATAAATCTGTCAATGATTTTCCCCAAAGTAACCTGACAGTGTTTATCTCTGATAGTCTATAGCATCAGCTATTGTACTGCATATTCTTTGTATTCAATCATATTTATCGTTCTTTCAGCGTTTACAAAAGGCACACCAGACTGCTTGTGACTccatgtggaaataaaaactgtacGAGAGTTACATCTTTATTTTCTCCCAGAGCTTATCTACATTAACTGCTCTCATTAATTATTTACCATTTGCTATTGAGGCTCATTTACATACTGTTACATACTGTCAGTGGTGTAGTGCAGGCTATTCACAGATATAGTTTTTCAGTCTGGATTGGGTATACCAAATTCCCtctgtgagcttttttttttcttcctaggATCATGAAGACAATTTTAGTGGAGAGTGGATGGAGTAAGAAATGAGGAATATTTTACTAAAATGCATAATTGTCTAGCTGTTTTACTTGTCTGTGGGCCAGCATTTATTGCAAAATCTCTTCTGCAgctcatttatttcataatgtttcTTAATATGCAAGAGTTCATAACACAGAACATTTATCCTTTGCTGAATGGTCCgctttaaaagaaaattggGAAGGGGGCACAACATAGTCAATTTTCCAAACACCACTTAATTCATCTTCATTCACCTTGATGTGCATacaccagacagacagcacataTACTCTGTCACACTGTAATTTATCGCTCTGTTTACCAATCTTATTAAAAGCACATCTGTTTTTAGCTTGATAATGTGGATGTGACTGCAATAAAGATAGCAGCAGTGCTGATATTCAGCACAAATATCACAAGCAAATGAGGTGAAACTGAGGACGAATCATCACATCAAGGCAGATAAACCCCGAAAATGCCACTAAAATGACGCTAAAGTtttcaacaacagaaaaagtagaaacatctgttttgctgatttgttgcaacaaacacaaaaaaaaatcccagaggGTGGACTCTCATGAATGCCTCTGACTGTTTACTATAGCACAACATCAGACTTTCAAATTTGAGGGTTCCTAAGACATAGCTCTACTGTGCATCGCATTGTATATGAGAAACCACATGaacagatacattttttattgcTAACACTGTTCCTATTGCACAAGCACAAAGAATACATCCATTGAAAAAGCTGTATGCAGACCCGTCCTTACTGGCTGCAGATTCAGAATGCCATCAAGACGCATTGCAGtgtcaaaacataaaataaaaaaaatctcaagaACACTTGGTTCTTTTGTCATTCTGGGAAAGTAACAGTCTTGTGTATAACTGACAAGGACTTTTCCTGTTAGTGTCCTGCACCAAAGAAAATCTTTTAAATATCGCAGCTTATTAAGTCTCTATACTTAAAGTTCACATTCTTGTTCAGTAGTCTAAACTATTTACATACAAGCGAGTAAAATCCATTTACTATACGGCACCTCATTTACATCACATTAACTTTTGGTCTTTTTACATCATAATACATGAAGTGTTAATAAATATCACTGTAGCAACATGTTGACACTGGACAGTCTACTTCCAAAGTACTGAACAAAGATCTCTGGGTGTCCTTTATAAAACTGTCCCAGCAGTCGTCTCTTTTCTTTGGAGGAGAGTTTAGGGTTCTCGTGGACTGTCCGGAGTAAGGACCAAAGTTCCTCTTTAGTggttttttgtgcattttctgtATAGGTATTTGTACTGACTCTTGTGCAGTATGTTGATCCTGCAGTAAAGAGAGattagagaaaaacaaatgaatgaagggAGAATTCgtcatttgtaaaaaaataaataaataaataaaatgaaatcaaattttaaaaaaaaaggattcctAGTGAAATGGTCGcaaaaaacagaagttaatCAAACAGAATGTATGAGATGAACAGATATAAGGGAAATCTGCAAACCTGTTATCATATTTGGATCCTTCCCATTCACAATATTCATTATTCTGTCACTGACCATCTTGTGCAATGAAACTGGAATCTGGTGGGAAAGAGattaaaagtagaaataaagtTTCAAAATCTAATATTGACATGAATAAAATTATGTTTCCTATTATATTCAGACACATTTGATTCATATCTGATGTCAGGGTTGCAATCCTGCTTCTAAACAGTCTGTGTGCACATTTTGTAGGTATTGCAGGAATGACGTAATACAGTAATCATCAGCTCTGCAAGAGACTTTAGTCACTGTATCAACCCATCACGAAGGTCTCTTGCAGAGATGTCGATTGTTACATCACtggatgtcacacacactggcaAAGAGACAAATCAGGTACACTCACTTTGAACAGATCACAGTGGTTGTCCATCATGAACAGAACCATCAAGTCCACCTTTCCTTTAGAGAGTCTTCTGCTGTAGACGATGGCACTGGAGAAAGACCTTTTCACCGCCATTCTGTTCTCAATCtgacagagattttttttcaagttaACAAAGgccaagcacacacatgcacagacttgCATTAGATGCACACAAGCGCTTACCTCTTTGTGTAGCTTGACCTCCTGTGGTTTTGCTGCAATGGCCATGAATCTCAGGAGCCTGCGAAGCTCCTCCCTGCTGCGAGAGTCCTGCAGCTTCAGGCTCAGCTGCAGCGTCTCTAGAGCTTGTTCCTGCTTTCCATTCACTGTCAACAGACGCCAGAAagtacatgaataaaaacacagagtttgAGAAAAGTAGCCCTTGTAATAAACATAGTATCTATAATATGATGGCTCCTCATCTTACCCAGCAGCTCTGAGATGCCGGAGTGGATGTCGAAAAGATGGTTGCTGAACAGAGGTGgctgttgtgtgtgtccataaTGCTGAGCCAGGACCTCATAGAGCAGTCTCTTACACTGGGGCAGTTCGTCAGAGCAACCAGACAAACCTCGACTGACCTCCACCACCAGTTCATCAGGCAGAAACTCTAGACAGTCCACTGCCCCTGACATCCACTCATCGGCCctgggggagagagaagagtaATGATTTTAAACACGGCCGACAGATTGGTCAAAGTAAAGAAACAACTCAGAGACTCTTGACCTTGATCTGACATAATTTCAGCGAGTAACCATCATTTAAATGGTTTTAACCTCAACACCTACTTGTCATTTTACCTTCAAATCAAAACTTCAATAGAGAGCCATAGAGGACTTACTGTGCTTCACTGAAGGCCTTGAGGACCTCGCGGTCTAGGTAGCTTGATGTGTACAACAGATCCGGGTCGCTGTCCATGCCACGCAGGGGGGGCCGCGATATGTCTTTGCCCTCTAGCAAATTCTCCAAAAGGGGGAGCTCTATCAGCTGCAACAATCTGAACACCGCCTGTTGGTGCCACACCTCATCCAcaactgtgaaaacacaagCCATAAGGGTCATAGGCACACAGACGAACAGACACATGGTCTATCTGAGCATTTGGGGCAGTGCTGGCATTACATCATTCTCATCAGATAGGAAAGGACTTACGCTCTTGTGAGAGGCCGAGGTT
The Larimichthys crocea isolate SSNF chromosome VIII, L_crocea_2.0, whole genome shotgun sequence genome window above contains:
- the depdc7a gene encoding DEP domain-containing protein 7 isoform X2; this translates as MAGKPFRATYIWGSIISNLHSNVEVKRRRHNLKSYHDCFLGSEAVDVVLAHLTLNRFFGNEAVPRYKAVRLCQALMDSRVYEPVGIKVFGKEKKRATFEDSSCSLYRFLSPTTSTSSLTNGNSHSTSTIESGYDSPSMNSNKNSYSPPCERQEVLSYSTHSPVKTDKSLEDVLGNLNLSSTITPQMINLGLSQELVDEVWHQQAVFRLLQLIELPLLENLLEGKDISRPPLRGMDSDPDLLYTSSYLDREVLKAFSEAQADEWMSGAVDCLEFLPDELVVEVSRGLSGCSDELPQCKRLLYEVLAQHYGHTQQPPLFSNHLFDIHSGISELLVNGKQEQALETLQLSLKLQDSRSREELRRLLRFMAIAAKPQEVKLHKEIENRMAVKRSFSSAIVYSRRLSKGKVDLMVLFMMDNHCDLFKIPVSLHKMVSDRIMNIVNGKDPNMITGSTYCTRVSTNTYTENAQKTTKEELWSLLRTVHENPKLSSKEKRRLLGQFYKGHPEIFVQYFGSRLSSVNMLLQ
- the depdc7a gene encoding DEP domain-containing protein 7 isoform X1, producing MHRTPEQNMAGKPFRATYIWGSIISNLHSNVEVKRRRHNLKSYHDCFLGSEAVDVVLAHLTLNRFFGNEAVPRYKAVRLCQALMDSRVYEPVGIKVFGKEKKRATFEDSSCSLYRFLSPTTSTSSLTNGNSHSTSTIESGYDSPSMNSNKNSYSPPCERQEVLSYSTHSPVKTDKSLEDVLGNLNLSSTITPQMINLGLSQELVDEVWHQQAVFRLLQLIELPLLENLLEGKDISRPPLRGMDSDPDLLYTSSYLDREVLKAFSEAQADEWMSGAVDCLEFLPDELVVEVSRGLSGCSDELPQCKRLLYEVLAQHYGHTQQPPLFSNHLFDIHSGISELLVNGKQEQALETLQLSLKLQDSRSREELRRLLRFMAIAAKPQEVKLHKEIENRMAVKRSFSSAIVYSRRLSKGKVDLMVLFMMDNHCDLFKIPVSLHKMVSDRIMNIVNGKDPNMITGSTYCTRVSTNTYTENAQKTTKEELWSLLRTVHENPKLSSKEKRRLLGQFYKGHPEIFVQYFGSRLSSVNMLLQ